A DNA window from Hemibagrus wyckioides isolate EC202008001 linkage group LG11, SWU_Hwy_1.0, whole genome shotgun sequence contains the following coding sequences:
- the nck2b gene encoding cytoplasmic protein NCK2b, producing MSEEVIVIAKWDYSAQQEQELDIRKNERLWLLDDSKTWWRVRNAANRTGYVPSNYVERKNSLKKGSLVKNLKDTLGLGKTKRKPSTEAECPSNGVGAGAERIYELHTAAVAKFAYTAERDDELSLAKGARLLVLEKCSDGWWRGRCSDGRAGWFPSNYVQEEDEDEEEDEEDAGTGDRQCSRVLHKVQTLYPFSSATEEELNFEKGEIMEVLEKPENDPEWWRCKNSQGQVGLVPKNYVTVLKDGLAQGGGASSFTAHSLQHPGPACTGRFAGKEWYYGGVTRHQAECTLNERGAEGDFLVRDSESSPSDYSISLKASGKNKHFKVQCSEGVYCIGQRRFNTMDELVEHYKKAPIFTSEHGDKLYLVKPLQ from the exons ATGTCAGAGGAGGTGATTGTGATTGCCAAGTGGGACTACTCGGCACAGCAGGAACAGGAACTTGACATCCGGAAGAATGAGCGCCTCTGGCTGCTAGACGACTCGAAAACGTGGTGGCGCGTCCGCAACGCTGCCAACCGCACAGGCTACGTGCCATCCAACTAtgtggagagaaaaaacagCCTGAAGAAGGGCTCGCTGGTGAAGAACCTCAAGGACACTCTGG GTCTGGGTAAGACTAAGCGGAAGCCGAGCACGGAGGCCGAGTGCCCATCAAACGGTGTCGGCGCAGGAGCAGAGCGCATCTATGAGCTGCACACTGCGGCAGTGGCAAAGTTTGCGTACACGGCAGAGCGTGATGATGAACTGAGCCTGGCGAAGGGCGCACGTCTGCTGGTGTTAGAGAAATGCAGTGATGGCTGGTGGCGCGGACGCTGCAGCGATGGCCGAGCCGGCTGGTTCCCCTCCAACTACGTccaggaggaagatgaagacgaggaagaggatgaggaagatgCGGGTACAGGTGACAGGCAGTGCTCACGAGTATTGCACAAGGTGCAGACGCTTTACCCCTTCAGCTCAGCCACAGAGGAAGAGCTGAATTTTGAAAAAGGAGAAATCATGGAGGTGTTGGAGAAGCCCGAGAATGACCCAGAGTGGTGGAGGTGTAAAAACAGTCAAGGCCAAGTGGGTCTCGTGCCCAAAAACTATGTGACTGTTCTGAAAGATGGGTTGGCACAAGGAGGAGGGGCCAGCAGTTTCACGGCCCATTCTTTGCAGCATCCAGGCCCCGCCTGCACGGGCAGATTCGCAGGGAAGGAGTGGTACTACGGCGGCGTGACGCGGCACCAGGCTGAATGCACACTAAACGAGAGGGGAGCCGAGGGAGACTTCCTTGTGCGGGACAGCGAGTCCTCT CCGAGCGATTACTCCATTTCCTTGAAGGCGTCGGGCAAGAACAAGCACTTCAAGGTACAGTGCAGCGAGGGCGTGTACTGCATCGGGCAGCGGCGTTTCAACACTATGGACGAGCTCGTGGAGCACTACAAGAAAGCCCCCATTTTTACCAGTGAGCACGGAGACAAGCTCTACCTTGTCAAACCCCTGCAGTGA